A region of Acinetobacter sp. WCHA45 DNA encodes the following proteins:
- the repM gene encoding replication initiation protein RepM has translation MSNIVYKDNNLVEASYSLNLSEQRLILIAIIAAREIEKELTSDTILTIHASEYMKQFNLGRQASYEALQSACDNLFERHLNYKAVDPITGKIGIYKSRWVSKVGYVKEEGCVQLIFAPDIIPLFVKLEEKFTRYELKQISPLTSIYAIRLYELLIRWRSTGKLYISIDELRSKLGLIEDEYKKMGDFKKRVLTVALNQINKFTDITVSYIQKKEGRNISELHFMFEEKEQNKTSTSAPLEPTYKLTAKQCIFFAKKLCDITNYPKFGNDFAHRGETLEDFQERISSDLLDSDNVRKYFSYLLEVGYAPKYKK, from the coding sequence ATGAGTAACATAGTATATAAAGATAATAATTTGGTTGAAGCATCGTATTCACTAAATCTATCTGAGCAAAGGCTAATATTAATTGCGATCATTGCTGCTCGAGAAATTGAGAAAGAACTTACTTCTGATACTATACTTACGATTCATGCTTCTGAATACATGAAACAGTTTAATTTAGGACGTCAAGCATCTTATGAAGCGTTACAATCTGCATGTGATAATCTTTTTGAACGGCATTTGAATTATAAAGCAGTAGATCCTATAACTGGAAAAATAGGAATATACAAAAGTAGGTGGGTTTCAAAAGTTGGTTATGTTAAGGAAGAGGGATGCGTCCAACTAATTTTTGCACCAGATATTATCCCCTTATTTGTAAAACTTGAAGAAAAGTTCACAAGATATGAACTTAAACAAATCTCACCACTTACAAGCATTTATGCTATTCGCCTGTATGAGTTACTCATACGTTGGAGATCAACTGGTAAGTTATATATTTCTATAGATGAGCTTAGATCAAAACTCGGATTGATAGAAGATGAATATAAAAAGATGGGAGACTTTAAAAAAAGGGTTCTTACCGTAGCTTTAAATCAAATTAACAAATTTACGGATATTACTGTTTCTTATATACAAAAAAAGGAGGGAAGAAATATTTCAGAATTACATTTCATGTTTGAAGAAAAAGAACAAAATAAAACGAGTACAAGTGCTCCTTTAGAGCCAACTTATAAATTGACAGCTAAGCAATGTATATTCTTTGCTAAAAAGCTATGTGATATTACTAACTATCCAAAATTTGGTAATGATTTCGCACATCGTGGAGAGACTCTAGAAGACTTTCAGGAAAGGATATCAAGTGATCTTCTTGATAGCGATAATGTTAGAAAGTATTTTTCTTATTTGTTAGAAGTTGGTTATGCTCCTAAATACAAGAAGTAA